In Aspergillus fumigatus Af293 chromosome 4, whole genome shotgun sequence, one genomic interval encodes:
- a CDS encoding pyridoxal phosphate-dependent aminotransferase, which translates to MSFSGRRLSILRPSNRRFSLGKELSENDAEGVTDFVPISFLQRIPALTSSTAERRSETHRQFRAAHEGHRPHAGLDASRASTGVVWCTERAIEHGYAEDPSGWANLGQGAPEADDEIEGSFPRPTSIPITSAAREYGPTAGIKPLRAAVARLYNEHYRQGKESQYTWENVCIVPGGRAGLIRIAAILGNSYLSFPIPDYSAYSEMLTLFKNIAPIPIPLAEEDHYHIHPNKIAEEIARGTSVLLTSNPRNPTGHFVSNDELAQIQDICRDRATLILDEFYGGYNYTTDCDGTTISGAANVVDVNQDDVLLIDGLTKRFRLPGWRIAWIVGPKEFIDALGSAGSYLDGGANVPFQEAAIPMLEPSLVRAEMKALQRHFREKRDYVLKRLHEIGFRVKDVPQATFYIWLDLTSLEPPLPKEANISDGLNFFNALLTEKVIVVPGIFFDLNPAKRRDLFDSPCHHFVRLSYGPKMDVLKMGLDGIERVIRRARGEAVELRPHTDPQWEDEVAVSD; encoded by the exons ATGTCATTTTCTGGACGCCGCTTGAGCATTCTGCGTCCTTCTAACCGGCGGTTCTCCCTTGGGAAGGAATTGTCCGAGAATG ACGCTGAAGGCGTTACCGACTTTGTCCCCATAAGCTTCCTACAAAGAATACCTGCGCTGACAAGCTCCACTGCAGAACGTCGTTCGGAAACTCATCGTCAGTTCAGAGCTGCCCATGAGGGTCACCGTCCCCACGCCGGTCTCGATGCTTCCCGTGCGTCGACGGGTGTCGTCTGGTGTACAGAACGTGCAATAGAACACGGATACGCAGAGGATCCTTCGGGATGGGCGAATCTGGGTCAGGGCGCCCCCGAAGCCGACGATGAGATCGAGGGAAGCTTTCCCCGACCTACTAGTATTCCCATCACATCAGCTGCCCGCGAATACGGTCCTACCGCTGGTATAAAGCCGCTGCGCGCGGCAGTTGCCAGGCTATACAATGAGCATTACcgtcaaggaaaagaaagccagTATACCTGGGAGAATGTCTGCATTGTCCCGGGAGGTCGCGCGGGACTGATTCGGATTGCGGCCATTCTGGGCAATTCGTACCTGTCTTTCCCTATTCCCGATTACTCTGCCTACTCGGAGATGTTGACATTATTCAAGAAT ATCGCACCTATTCCCATTCCTCTCGCCGAAGAAGACCACTACCATATCCATCCCAACAAGATCGCGGAGGAGATTGCTCGTGGAACTTCTGTCCTCTTGACGTCGAACCCCCGTAACCCTACTGGACACTTCGTCTCGAATGACGAGCTTGCCCAGATCCAGGACATCTGCAGAGATCGCGCAACGCTCATTCTGGATGAATTCTACGGTGGTTACAATTACACCACTGACTGTGATGGCACGACAATCAGCGGTGCCGCCAACGTTGTCGATGTCAATCAAGATG ATGTTCTTCTAATCGACGGTCTCACCAAACGTTTCCGTCTCCCCGGCTGGCGTATCGCCTGGATCGTCGGTCCCAAGGAGTTCATTGACGCATTGGGTTCCGCTGGCTCCTACCTCGACGGTGGTGCCAATGTGCCATTCCAGGAGGCCGCTATCCCTATGCTCGAGCCTTCCCTCGTGCGCGCGGAAATGAAGGCGCTGCAACGGCACTTCAGGGAGAAGCGTGACTATGTTCTAAAGCGACTGCACGAGATTGGTTTCCGCGTCAAAGATGTGCCCCAGGCAACCTTCTACATTTGGCTCGACCTGACGTCCCTCGAACCGCCTCTTCCCAAGGAGGCCAATATTTCCGACGGACTGAACTTCTTCAATGCCCTTCTGACCGAGAAGGTCATCGTAGTCCctggcatcttcttcgatttGAACCcggcaaagagaagagatCTGTTCGACAGTCCTTGCCACCATTTCGTGCGCTTGAGTTATGGACCAAAGATGGATGTCCTCAAGATGGGTCTGGACGGCATCGAGAGGGTAATCCGTCGTGCTCGTGGAGAAGCCGTTGAGCTTCGGCCTCACACTGATCCTCAGtgggaggatgaggttgcCGTGTCGGATTAA
- a CDS encoding DUF4129 domain-containing protein yields the protein MVGSRPWMIFIQSSIIHVLDLLRFNEGKSCAAQYSAPMTMVLNLYRVLNYAAFTFFSVLLVCLIILTPADAIYQCYKTHRLINIFFITGAYVATFILAALIYATRIYTNRTALSAIPKAWIPVEKEDVGKSVRRLVVEGLARSAIIAYQARPRDIAADGDKFADYPMLVVDRDQPPWGKVEHPGWSSPSSPDLPDLPYRAVVQELPHLIEAKAVSLAPPDPFLSAAAHLSDHGQSVPDTRVVEVLRRPTSMGLREYIQHLTALNLVNPPEIGAEFLAHYERARFSSRELHEDEFRELMHVFADVLRGMTYLDARILDDIQGGSSRSDSESLIGPSDEEGETDTVEFFDESDALSFRRRNSSQRSVASSTWESRSVHTAPTAQSRGSPVASRHHDRYRTLAPPRTPSTRSLRRMQSNVSGSSSGGSVIRLVDPRGPSDLPYAYNLDSASSRS from the coding sequence ATGGTGGGATCACGACCGTGGATGATCTTCATTCAatcttccatcatccatgttCTCGACCTTTTGAGATTCAATGAGGGCAAGAGCTGCGCAGCGCAGTACTCTGCGCCCATGACTATGGTCCTGAACTTGTACCGCGTCCTCAACTATGCTGCCTTTACGTTCTTTTCCGTGCTCCTAGTCTGCCTAATAATCCTCACACCCGCCGACGCGATCTACCAATGCTATAAAACGCACCGTCTCATCAACattttcttcatcaccggtGCGTATGTGGCCACATTCATACTTGCAGCGCTCATATATGCGACACGGATCTACACGAATCGTACCGCCCTATCTGCCATCCCCAAAGCATGGATTCCCgtcgagaaggaagatgtCGGGAAGAGCGTCCGCCGGCTAGTAGTGGAGGGACTCGCTCGCAGCGCGATCATTGCCTATCAGGCGCGACCGAGAGATATAGCGGCAGACGGGGACAAATTCGCTGACTATCCAATGCTTGTGGTGGATCGCGACCAGCCGCCCTGGGGTAAGGTCGAACATCCAGGATGGTCGTCTCCTTCGTCGCCTGATCTACCTGACCTGCCATATCGCGCTGTGGTGCAGGAACTACCGCATTTGATTGAAGCCAAGGCGGTTTCCCTCGCGCCTCCGGATCCCTTTCTATCGGCTGCCGCGCATCTCTCCGATCATGGCCAGTCAGTTCCGGATACGCGAGTTGTGGAAGTGCTACGGAGACCTACGTCGATGGGATTGCGGGAATATATCCAGCATCTTACGGCATTGAACCTGGTCAATCCCCCGGAGATTGGTGCGGAGTTTCTGGCTCACTACGAACGGGCCCGGTTTTCGTCTCGCGAGCTTCACGAGGATGAATTCAGGGAGCTGATGCACGTCTTTGCGGACGTCTTGCGGGGGATGACATACCTGGATGCTCGGATACTGGATGAcatccaaggaggaagctctcGCAGTGACAGCGAGTCCCTGATTGGACCCtccgatgaagaaggcgagaCGGATACCGTGGAGTTTTTCGATGAAAGCGACGCGCTGTCTTTTCGTCGTAGAAATAGCTCGCAGCGTTCGGTTGCCTCGTCGACCTGGGAGAGCCGATCGGTGCACACTGCACCTACGGCGCAGAGTCGTGGATCGCCGGTCGCATCCAGACATCACGATCGGTATCGCACGTTGGCCCCTCCCCGCACGCCGTCGACCCGATCCCTCAGACGCATGCAATCGAATGTCTCTGGCAGTTCATCAGGGGGCAGTGTTATTCGCTTGGTAGATCCCCGCGGGCCGTCGGATCTGCCTTATGCTTACAATTTGGATAGTGCAAGTAGTAGATCATGA
- a CDS encoding sucrase/ferredoxin-like domain-containing protein, translated as MQALLRRGTSLFGSTPSGSPKESGGIDEFRKAPSPDVLFPKVDPAVDGEECLHDCASCTVKYPAKFDVDYEDELYGHVNGWATHLLVATGKTDWVRDVADEKGSLMEAIEKGGLVPSNGNLKLSASNMPVPDEYHHHEPGEQPTNVLILPAFTVVEQVTPALAPDLIEYFVSRAPTTTTPLRSIPEPLTETEGEEQQQQHQQHQQPAPVDISSLTPLRSRPCGHAAVILLCSQRTRDARCGQSAPLLRREFERHLRALELYRDLDDERPGGVGIYFISHVGGHKYAANVIIYRRRDFEWYRKENPGQDTLGKTTVEADEGAAQGIWLARVRPEDCENIVKYTVLQGKVVKPGLQLRGGFDRERGKISW; from the exons ATGCAGGCCCTTCTCCGCCGCGGCACCTCGCTATTCGGCTCGACGCCATCCGGCTCCCCCAAGGAGAGCGGGGGTATCGATGAATTCCGCAAGGCGCCGTCGCCCGATGTGTTGTTCCCCAAGGTTGACCCGGCTGTTGACGGAGAGGAATGCCTCCACGACTGTGCGTCGTGTACGGTGAAGTATCCAGCCAAGTTCGACGTGGACTACGAGGATGAGCTCTATGGGCACGTCAACGGGTGGGCGACGCATCTGCTCGTCGCGACCGGGAAGACAGACTGGGTGAGGGATGTTGCAGACGAGAAGGGCAGTTTGATGGAAGCGATCGAGAAGGGAGGACTTGTGCCGAGCAATGGG AATCTGAAGCTGTCTGCGTCCAACATGCCGGTGCCGGACGAGTATCACCACCACGAGCCCGGGGAACAGCCTACCAACGTCCTGATCCTGCCTGCCTTCACGGTGGTGGAGCAGGTGACTCCGGCTCTTGCGCCCGACCTCATCGAATACTTTGTCAGCCGTGCGCCGACGACCACCACACCACTCAGAAGCATCCCAGAACCTCTCACAGAGACAGAGGGcgaggagcagcaacagcagcaccagcagcaccagcagcccGCCCCCGTGGATATCAGCTCGCTGACTCCGCTCCGGTCCCGGCCCTGCGGCCATGCGGCCGTGATCCTTCTCTGCTCGCAGCGCACCCGGGACGCGCGGTGCGGACAGTCTGCCCCGTTACTGCGGCGCGAGTTCGAGCGACATCTGCGGGCGCTGGAGCTGTACCGCGACCTGGACGATGAGCGGCCCGGCGGCGTGGGCATCTACTTCATCAGCCACGTTGGGGGCCACAAGTATGCGGCGAATGTGATTATTTACCGGCGGCGGGACTTTGAGTGGTATCGCAAGGAGAACCCGGGGCAGGACACGCTAGGGAAGACGACGGTCGAGGCAGACGAGGGCGCGGCGCAGGGCATCTGGCTGGCCCGCGTGCGGCCGGAAGACTGCGAGAATATCGTCAAGTATACGGTCTTGCAGGGGAAGGTGGTCAAACCTGGGCTGCAGCTTCGGGGTGGGTTTGATCGCGAGCGAGGGAAGATTAGTTGGTAG